In Colletotrichum destructivum chromosome 8, complete sequence, the following proteins share a genomic window:
- a CDS encoding Putative glycoside hydrolase, family 28, pectin lyase/virulence factor — protein MRFSALLVSLVAATGAAAAAVDAFSHVPRNVQEFREKHPVAKRAPNCRKTFTPRASRDDTDDISAEFLDAIKKANNGGTVYLPEGQTFVIGKPLDLTFLNDIHVRLEGTIRFTNDVPYWQKNAFYHPFQRSLMFWKWGGKDIKIFGEGTLDGQGQRWWNEFSGAEILDPDNAYLRPILFYAEHAENLHVEGILMKDSPVWHNFIVESKHITYRDVIVEAKSNNATVEPKNGDFFNSLNVEHIKIERVWVDSDDDCFSPKSNNTDLHVDTMYCNNSHGQSLGSLGQYEGEFVFVKDVVIENIWMLNGNNGARIKVWAGEHVATGFVDNITFRNFYSANDDWPIFLDSCYFNIDEETCNKFPSKMKVSNVLFENFQGYSSGRRGRAVARVSCSTNEDGLCSNIRFKDFNVTSPCGGKPVVICDGLDADLGVPCVPFNSVEAKAALADTCTGSKAFIDAPWPVRDYGARN, from the exons ATGAGATTCTCGGCTTTGTTAGTCAGTCTCGTCGCTGCCACTggcgcagcggcggcggctgtggACGCGTTTTCTCATGTTCCGCGCAACGTGCAGGAATTCCGCGAGAAACATCCCGTCGCGAAACGGGCGCCCAATTGCCGCAAAACCTTCACGCCTCGGGCTTCCCGTGACGATACCGACGACATTTCCGCCGAGTTCTTGGATGCCATCAAGAAGGCAAACAATGGCGGAACGGTCTATCTGCCCGAGGGGCAGACTTTCGTCATCGGCAAGCCCCTCGATCTCACGTTTCTGAACGACATTCACGTGCGTCTCGAGGGAACCATTAGGTTCACCAACGATGTCCCGTACTGGCAAAAGAACGCCTTCTACCACCCGTTCCAGCGTTCCCTCATGTTCTGGAAGTGGGGCGGAAAGGACATCAAGATATTTGGCGAAGGCACGCTGGACGGGCAGGGACAGCGATGGTGGAACGAGTTTTCTGGCGCAGA AATCCTGGACCCGGACAACGCATATCTCCGACCAATCCTGTTCTACGCCGAACACGCCGAGAACTTGCACGTTGAGGGAATTCTGATGAAGGACTCGCCGGTTTGGCACAACTTCATCGTTGAGT CCAAGCATATCACTTACCGGGACGTCATCGTTGAGGCCAAGTCAAACAACGCCACAGTCGAGCCCAAGAACGGAGACTTCTTCAACTCGCTGAATGTTGAACATATCAAGATTGAACGCGTTTGGGTCgactccgacgacgactgcTTTTCGCCAAAGTCCAACAACACCGACCTGCACGTTGATACCATGTACTGCAACAACTCCCACGGACAGTCGCTCGGCTCCCTCGGTCAGTACGAGGGAGAGTTTGTCTTCGTCAAGGATGTCGTGATTGAGAACATCTGGATGCTCAACGGCAACAACGGGGCCCGCATCAAAGTGTGGGCTGGGGAGCACGTGGCGACGGGCTTCGTGGACAACATCACCTTTCGCAACTTCTACTCGGCAAACGACGACTGGCCCATCTTCCTCGACTCTTGCTACTTCAacatcgacgaggagactTGCAACAAGTTCCCCTCCAAGATGAAGGTCAGCAACGTTCTGTTCGAGAACTTCCAGGGCTACTCAAGCGGGAGGCGCGGCCGCGCCGTTGCGCGCGTGAGTTGCTCAACAAACGAGGACGGTCTGTGCAGCAACATCCGCTTCAAGGACTTCAACGTAACAAGTCCGTGTGGTGGGAAGCCAGTCGTTATATGTGATGGCTTGGACGCGGACTTGGGAGTACCTTGCGTACCATTCAACAGCGTGGAAGCAAAGGCAGCACTTGCTGATACTTGCACGGGATCCAAGGCCTTTATTGATGCCCCTTGGCCAGTAAGAGACTATGGTGCTAGAAACTAG
- a CDS encoding Putative calcium/proton exchanger, sodium/calcium exchanger membrane region: MTDNHGARTSPAAGNGRSEHSHAHESSPLLPTTAFRVAHESISSRIAHEGESGRSGFHIGHFLVVLWRSSCTASMLVNVLWPVVPVAIVLQFLPGLHLWKFAAAYVAVVPSANLLGFAGQEFARKMPKVAGILIETTFGSIVEIILFVILIAKHDASSAVDNGDEGNLVPIIQAAILGSILTNLLLCLGLCFFFGGIRHASQKFHAIVSEVGTGLLLVAAFGLLIPSAFYSSLKSEAVPAIPGLRAMHEKLTEGALHADVLSISRATSIALIVAFLLYIWYQASSQHSIFDEVIELDEHRDADREADMEKPKFTLTETAIALVISLAVVTLLLVFLVQGIEHVVHSGVPDQFLGLILLPLVEKAAEHLTAIDEAWDGVINVALYHCLAPSIQTALFNGPLVVLVGWALGKPMDLNFEIFMIALLVLSILVVGNFLRDGESNWLEGALLVVVYAIIAIACWYYPNPDVATSNGLEATEVVNITISIDTLQQLQRILSANLVH, encoded by the exons ATGACGGACAACCACGGAGCCCGCACATCGCCAGCGGCCGGCAACGGTCGCTCGGAGCATAGCCACGCCCACGAATCATCCCCGCTTCTCCCGACGACCGCGTTCCGGGTCGCCCACGAATCCATCTCGAGCCGCATCGCGCACGAGGGCGAAAGCGGCAGAAGTGGATTTCATATCGGGCATTTCCTGGTCGTGCTATGGCGCAGCTCATGCACCGCCTCCATGCTGGTCAACGTGCTCTGGCCCGTCGTCCCGGTTGCCATTGTGCTCCAATTCCTCCCCGGCCTGCATCTTTGGAAGTTCGCCGCCGCTTACGTGGCCGTCGTGCCCTCGGCCAACCTCTTGGGCTTCGCCGGGCAGGAGTTCGCCCGCAAGATGCCAAAGGTCGCCGGCATCCTGATCGAGACGACCTTTGGCTCCATTGTGGAgatcatcctcttcgtcataCTCATTGCGAAGCACGATGCGTCATCTGCCGTGGACaatggcgacgagggcaacCTGGTCCCCATCATCCAAGCCGCCATCCTCGGGAGCATCTTGACGAATCTGCTGCTCTGTCTCGGCctgtgcttcttcttcggcggcatCCGCCATGCTAGCCAGAAGTTCCACGCCATTGTGTCCGAGGTCGGCACCGGGCTTCTTTTGGTCGCCGCCTTTGGGCTTCTCATCCCCAGTGCCTTCTACTCCTCTCTCAAGTCCGAGGCCGTGCCGGCAATCCCTGGCTTGCGGGCGATGCACGAGAAGCTCACAGAGGGTGCTCTCCACGCCGATGTCCTGAGCATCAGCCGCGCAACCTCGATTGCTCTCATCGTTGCCTTTCTGCTGTACATCTGGTAccaggccagcagccagcacaGCATCTTTGACGAGGTCATCGAATTGGACGAGCACCGCGACGCGGACCGTGAAGCCGACATGGAGAAGCCCAAGTTCACCCTGACCGAGACTGCAATTGCCCTCGTCATATCCTTGGCGGTTGTGAcgcttcttctcgtcttTCTGGTCCAAGGAATCGAACATGTCGTGCACAGCGGTGTCCCGGACCAGTTCTTGGGCCTGattcttctccctctcgtAGAAAAAGCTGCAGAGCATCTGACAGCCATCGACGAGGCTTGGG ACGGTGTCATCAACGTCGCGCTGTATCATTGCCTTGCTCCTTCGATCCAGACCGCCCTTTTCAACGGCCcactcgtcgtccttgtcggctGGGCCCTTGGGAAGCCGATGGACCTGAATTTTGAGATCTTCATGATTGCACTGCTGGTTCTCTCAATTCTTGTCGTCGGGAACTTCCTGCGAGACGGAGAGTCAAACTGGCTTGAGGGGGCTTTGCTCGTG GTTGTGTATGCAATCATCGCCATTGCTTGCTGGTACTACCCTAATCCCGATGTTGCCACGTCCAATGGCCTGGAGGCTACGGAGGTGGTTAACATTACGATAAGTATCGACACTTTACAACAACTGCAGCGCATTCTAAGCGCAAACCTAGTCCACTAG